The proteins below are encoded in one region of Metabacillus dongyingensis:
- a CDS encoding methyltransferase domain-containing protein, whose amino-acid sequence MSKLIIDRVNEAYYGALGTDFSKKTRERINWIVTHVLGSKVLDIGCSQGINAILLGREGKKVDGIDISHESVEYAKTELGKEHPSVQASVSFKVSNFMTDQDIDTNYDTILLTEVLEHISDPDSFLKKTVSHLKPGGRLIVTVPFGINDFIDHKRTYYYSLLAEQLGAHFKIESFEYLGRWTGVICTAVQENNQSFYTAENTKQLEQGFYWLERDYMQRIGTLAGQAAKNEKELKELEKVKKSSEKIEVLYEELNRQIAEKDEYIRQLQIETVEVLNREEEALRAALAYSNKIEDLNRKVTNLEHRYNVLRKSRFGRVQLKYWELKKKIAGRGKK is encoded by the coding sequence TTGAGTAAACTTATTATAGATCGTGTTAATGAAGCATATTATGGAGCTTTAGGAACAGATTTCAGCAAGAAAACAAGAGAGCGCATAAATTGGATTGTTACACATGTCTTAGGCAGCAAAGTGCTTGATATTGGTTGCTCACAGGGTATAAATGCCATACTATTAGGTCGGGAAGGCAAAAAAGTAGATGGAATCGATATCTCTCATGAGTCAGTAGAATATGCAAAAACAGAGCTTGGTAAAGAACATCCGTCTGTACAAGCCTCCGTTTCATTTAAAGTTTCTAACTTTATGACAGACCAAGATATAGACACTAATTACGATACGATTTTACTTACAGAAGTTCTAGAACATATCAGTGACCCAGATTCTTTTTTGAAGAAAACGGTGTCACATTTAAAGCCGGGCGGAAGATTAATCGTAACCGTTCCTTTTGGCATTAATGATTTTATAGATCATAAACGTACTTATTATTACTCATTATTAGCTGAACAATTAGGTGCTCATTTCAAAATTGAATCCTTTGAGTATTTGGGAAGGTGGACAGGTGTAATTTGCACAGCTGTTCAAGAAAATAATCAATCTTTTTATACAGCAGAAAACACGAAGCAATTAGAGCAGGGTTTTTATTGGCTGGAAAGAGATTATATGCAGCGCATCGGAACGCTTGCTGGTCAAGCTGCGAAAAATGAAAAAGAACTAAAAGAATTAGAAAAAGTGAAAAAATCATCTGAAAAAATAGAAGTGTTATACGAAGAGCTGAATAGGCAGATAGCTGAAAAGGATGAATACATCCGTCAGCTGCAAATTGAAACGGTCGAGGTGCTTAATCGTGAAGAAGAAGCATTGAGAGCTGCACTGGCCTATTCAAACAAAATTGAAGATCTGAACAGAAAAGTAACGAATCTGGAGCATCGCTATAATGTTCTGAGAAAATCCCGATTTGGCAGAGTTCAATTAAAATATTGGGAATTAAAGAAAAAAATAGCCGGAAGAGGTAAGAAATAA
- a CDS encoding glycosyltransferase family 2 protein, with translation MLKVEILKRLEKVRLTRAMKMGYDIEKEHVRKNDKPLYDKGISIILPTYKGENVIVKCLKSLADQTLDAALFEVIVVINGEKDRTEDLINQLISERNLTNIRVIAMDEAGASIARNKGISLASREYCTFLDDDDYLSENFLEEMYKQAKPNSVVISQIFNVEPDGNVQSSNPINRQILKSVISKQSPYMKLHTVLTINACKLIPTLYVQKYKFDESLQSGEDVVFFSELLIKNDLEFVVAPITKKAVYYRTLRENSISRQAMTFDFNVRQRAACIAKLNELLQIPDISHGKRDFVERKINAQSSFIVKYYEQHKDEYDRIIEEVSSKRLTYFPYHLLNKDKVEQLVVSYCFPPYNDTAGNVMAKRMREAGKVSDVIYNTMDKVRTRNTSLNQMVDDLIHTRLAINSPSSFSHWAHIKTFVDMGMKGADELVEKNGVHKQVFSRAMWAASHFLAYEYKKKYPQTKWIAEFSDPLIYDIEAKKRLVDITDQGYLKQLEADVKKAGYPSPNDSSLFVWCEYLPYIFADELIFTNKNQFQYMMDMFPIEEIKSIIKQKAVIEPHPTLPERYYHMEEFNYPLLSDDHVNVAYFGNFYSKRNLNDLFSGLKEANEDTQRKVLIHVFTAKPTDLEDQLKDDPLEDSIIVNGFVDFYTFLNLCTKFDCLVVNDSTTKDNKPINPYLPSKLSDYKGSGTDIWGVYEEGSILGQSDGITYLSPLDDAKAAAGVFEKMVSKKFPRRS, from the coding sequence ATGCTTAAAGTGGAAATACTCAAACGTTTAGAGAAAGTCCGACTAACACGAGCTATGAAAATGGGGTATGACATTGAAAAGGAACATGTCCGAAAAAATGACAAGCCTCTTTATGATAAAGGAATCAGCATTATTTTGCCTACCTACAAAGGTGAAAATGTCATTGTTAAATGCTTAAAATCCCTTGCTGATCAGACCCTTGATGCTGCATTATTTGAAGTCATTGTTGTTATCAACGGAGAAAAAGACCGCACGGAAGACCTGATCAATCAGCTGATTTCTGAAAGAAACCTGACAAACATCCGAGTCATTGCAATGGATGAAGCAGGAGCATCAATCGCAAGAAACAAAGGAATTTCACTTGCTTCACGTGAATACTGCACATTCCTTGATGACGACGATTATCTGTCAGAGAATTTTCTAGAAGAAATGTACAAGCAGGCAAAGCCGAATTCCGTGGTGATTTCTCAAATTTTTAACGTTGAGCCAGACGGGAATGTACAATCCTCCAATCCAATTAATCGCCAGATTTTAAAATCGGTTATCAGCAAGCAAAGTCCCTACATGAAGCTTCATACCGTCTTAACCATCAACGCATGTAAGCTGATTCCGACTTTATATGTACAAAAGTACAAGTTTGATGAAAGTCTGCAAAGCGGAGAAGACGTTGTATTCTTCTCGGAGCTTCTTATTAAAAATGACTTGGAATTTGTTGTAGCGCCAATAACCAAAAAGGCAGTTTATTACAGAACGCTTAGAGAAAACTCTATTTCCAGACAAGCTATGACGTTTGACTTTAATGTGAGACAGCGTGCCGCTTGTATTGCGAAACTGAATGAACTTCTGCAGATTCCTGATATTTCTCATGGAAAACGCGATTTTGTCGAGCGGAAAATAAACGCACAAAGTTCGTTCATTGTAAAATACTATGAACAGCATAAGGATGAATACGACCGGATTATTGAAGAAGTTTCATCCAAAAGACTAACTTACTTCCCGTACCATCTGCTTAACAAGGATAAGGTAGAACAATTGGTCGTTTCTTATTGCTTCCCGCCTTATAACGACACAGCCGGAAACGTTATGGCGAAACGTATGAGGGAAGCAGGCAAGGTATCTGATGTTATCTATAATACAATGGACAAAGTCCGCACAAGAAATACATCATTGAACCAAATGGTGGATGATTTAATTCATACTAGGCTTGCAATCAACTCACCTTCAAGCTTTTCTCACTGGGCCCATATAAAAACGTTTGTAGACATGGGCATGAAAGGCGCAGACGAATTGGTTGAGAAAAATGGTGTTCATAAGCAGGTGTTCAGCCGTGCAATGTGGGCTGCCTCCCACTTTTTAGCGTATGAATACAAAAAGAAATATCCGCAAACGAAGTGGATTGCTGAGTTTTCAGATCCTTTGATCTATGACATTGAAGCGAAGAAACGCCTTGTTGATATCACAGATCAGGGGTATCTAAAACAGCTGGAAGCAGATGTGAAGAAAGCGGGATACCCTTCACCAAACGACAGCAGTTTGTTCGTATGGTGTGAATATCTTCCGTATATCTTTGCGGATGAATTAATTTTCACCAACAAAAATCAGTTCCAATATATGATGGACATGTTCCCGATTGAGGAAATCAAGTCAATCATTAAGCAAAAAGCTGTCATAGAGCCGCATCCGACACTGCCTGAACGTTATTATCATATGGAAGAGTTTAATTATCCTCTGCTTTCGGATGACCATGTAAATGTTGCCTATTTCGGTAATTTTTACAGCAAGAGAAACTTGAACGATCTGTTCTCAGGGTTAAAAGAAGCGAATGAGGATACACAGCGCAAAGTGCTTATCCATGTATTTACCGCTAAACCGACAGATCTCGAGGATCAGCTAAAAGATGATCCGCTTGAAGATTCCATTATTGTCAATGGCTTTGTCGACTTCTATACGTTCCTGAATCTGTGCACAAAATTTGACTGCTTAGTTGTTAATGACTCAACTACGAAAGACAATAAGCCTATAAATCCTTACCTGCCTTCAAAACTTAGTGATTATAAAGGCAGCGGCACTGATATTTGGGGTGTGTATGAAGAAGGAAGTATTTTAGGCCAAAGTGACGGCATTACCTACTTATCACCTCTTGACGATGCGAAAGCAGCTGCAGGCGTTTTTGAAAAAATGGTTTCAAAAAAATTTCCCAGGCGCAGCTGA
- a CDS encoding glycosyltransferase family 4 protein — protein MITKEPVKTDSFFDKWPKKTTSSFDVQIEGSDRLDIKITQLKKDANPIILYYNKSNKVDRSLNAEYTYIAKIDGKTYSGVQVQQVIVGYDKDNNKVYVQYNPLGSEMNLSFPKNVASYSLGLRLSGTGEAVITDFSVSAYNVPTEESQKELFLRYPEADYLIVTNVYPEKNTYYQNMFVHKRVLAYKENGINAAIYRLNTSPASIAHYVYDGVPVFIGGEDALTNLLNAKPYKKVLFHFINERMYRAVRKSKARYTPKLIWVHGFETTKWYRRWFNFYQSTKEIRKSLEYAKRNQEQLDFMADLYTAKDDDIKFIFVSKWYKENVAEKDTNTIIKNYSIIHNAIDDELFNYVEKPEEQRMRILTIRPFASRTYANDLTVKAILELKDKPFFNDLTFDIYGQGPLFNEVVEPIRDIPNVHLHNYFLSQQDIAEQHKSHGIFLSPSRMDSQGVSLGEAMSSGLVPVTSGVYAIPEFIDDSCGFLAESEDYKGLAEAIEYLYYHPKAFLQKSEEAAHIVRYQCGKNKMIQAELKEITETKNEKVLLEQP, from the coding sequence TTGATAACAAAAGAGCCGGTTAAAACGGATTCCTTTTTTGATAAATGGCCCAAAAAAACAACGTCAAGCTTTGATGTACAGATAGAGGGCAGTGACCGTCTGGATATTAAGATCACTCAGCTTAAGAAAGACGCCAATCCGATCATCCTTTACTACAATAAAAGTAATAAAGTTGACCGCAGCTTGAACGCTGAGTACACGTATATTGCTAAAATAGACGGAAAAACGTACAGCGGCGTGCAGGTTCAGCAGGTTATCGTCGGTTATGACAAAGATAACAATAAGGTGTATGTTCAGTACAATCCATTAGGCAGTGAAATGAACCTGAGCTTTCCGAAAAATGTAGCCAGCTATTCATTAGGGCTTAGGCTTTCAGGAACCGGAGAAGCGGTGATTACGGATTTTTCTGTTTCTGCCTACAATGTTCCGACTGAAGAAAGCCAGAAGGAATTGTTTTTGAGATATCCTGAGGCGGATTACCTGATTGTGACAAATGTTTATCCTGAAAAGAACACGTACTACCAAAATATGTTCGTGCATAAACGGGTGCTTGCGTATAAAGAGAACGGAATTAATGCAGCCATTTACCGGCTGAATACGTCACCTGCAAGCATTGCTCATTATGTATATGATGGTGTACCTGTCTTTATAGGCGGGGAAGATGCGCTTACGAACCTTTTAAATGCAAAGCCCTACAAGAAAGTATTATTTCACTTCATAAATGAAAGAATGTACAGAGCTGTCAGAAAGTCAAAAGCCCGTTATACTCCGAAACTTATCTGGGTTCACGGGTTCGAAACAACAAAATGGTACCGCCGCTGGTTTAATTTCTACCAAAGCACCAAAGAAATACGCAAAAGCCTTGAGTATGCGAAAAGGAACCAGGAGCAGCTTGACTTTATGGCGGATCTTTATACGGCAAAAGATGACGATATTAAATTCATCTTCGTCTCAAAATGGTACAAAGAAAATGTTGCTGAAAAAGATACAAATACGATCATTAAAAACTACAGCATCATCCACAATGCAATTGATGATGAATTGTTTAATTATGTAGAGAAACCAGAAGAGCAAAGAATGCGGATTTTAACCATCAGGCCGTTTGCTTCAAGGACGTATGCGAATGATTTGACCGTAAAAGCCATTCTTGAGTTAAAAGACAAGCCGTTTTTTAATGATCTTACCTTTGACATCTACGGTCAGGGACCGTTGTTTAATGAAGTGGTTGAGCCAATCAGAGACATTCCGAATGTTCATCTTCATAACTATTTCTTATCTCAGCAGGATATAGCTGAACAGCATAAGTCACATGGCATCTTTTTAAGCCCGTCGAGAATGGACTCTCAAGGTGTTTCCCTTGGAGAGGCGATGTCGAGCGGATTGGTGCCTGTAACATCCGGTGTATATGCCATTCCTGAATTCATAGATGATTCTTGCGGATTTTTAGCTGAAAGCGAGGACTATAAGGGTCTTGCCGAAGCCATTGAATACCTTTATTATCACCCGAAAGCCTTTTTGCAAAAATCCGAAGAAGCTGCACATATCGTCAGGTATCAATGCGGAAAAAACAAAATGATTCAGGCAGAACTTAAAGAAATAACAGAAACGAAAAATGAGAAAGTTCTCTTAGAGCAGCCGTAA
- a CDS encoding N-acetylmuramoyl-L-alanine amidase, whose amino-acid sequence MKKLLTSVIAVFLLAAGMIEFWTPQKAEASTVQFTYYAKNEFESWTGPGDRFPKAGRVEFQTAFKVKKGGIKGGWAEIQLSGRTMYAKAEDITNKKPSQPVYFNYYTKEPVSFYGGRGTQSKRYGSIAEDAVIKVAKGTVLNGWVEIHHKGTKYYADYSKLTSAQPVFFTYYAVKDFTLYNERNTKTPKTKIAPGSVVKVKQGSVIKGWSRIEYNGVKGYAPYSSISSKPKYFTYYANKNTSIYSSKSTASSVLANLTRNGQMKIRQGGISNGWAEADYNGKTGYLKSSDIVNKPVAAEEITPEELKYYVRENLSLRSQKSTSSSIILTIPQGKEVKVLNPSELKDDWASVIYNGKTGYVSAKYLTLEPIAKETELNKVIVLDPGHGGKDPGAIGNGLQEKDITLAVGKLTADKLKKLGYDVHMTRTDDTYLSLNERTDFSYSKSAGVFVSIHMNSSTAPSANGTETFATNGSSSFSTASMTDKEKADSAKLAVFIQSRLVKALDTRNRGIKEEAFYVIDKNYTRSVLIEMGFISNKNDASIFKTNDGKDGAAEAIAQGINDFYQWKKNN is encoded by the coding sequence ATGAAAAAGCTTTTAACCAGTGTGATTGCCGTTTTTTTACTTGCTGCAGGAATGATTGAATTTTGGACGCCTCAAAAAGCAGAAGCCTCAACTGTTCAATTTACATACTATGCAAAAAATGAGTTTGAATCTTGGACCGGCCCTGGAGACCGCTTCCCAAAAGCCGGAAGAGTCGAATTTCAAACAGCCTTTAAAGTAAAAAAAGGCGGAATAAAAGGCGGTTGGGCGGAAATTCAGCTAAGCGGAAGAACCATGTATGCAAAGGCTGAGGATATTACGAATAAAAAGCCTTCACAGCCAGTTTACTTTAACTATTACACCAAGGAACCTGTGAGTTTTTACGGAGGAAGAGGGACTCAGTCGAAAAGATACGGTTCAATTGCAGAGGATGCTGTCATTAAGGTTGCTAAAGGAACGGTTCTGAATGGCTGGGTGGAAATCCATCATAAAGGAACAAAGTATTATGCTGATTACTCAAAACTGACATCAGCACAGCCAGTATTCTTTACATACTATGCCGTTAAAGATTTCACTTTATATAATGAGAGAAATACAAAAACACCAAAGACGAAAATTGCGCCAGGTTCTGTTGTGAAAGTTAAACAAGGCAGTGTCATCAAAGGCTGGAGCAGAATCGAATACAATGGAGTTAAAGGGTATGCACCATACAGCAGCATCTCCAGTAAGCCTAAATATTTCACTTATTACGCAAATAAAAACACTAGCATTTACAGTTCGAAAAGCACAGCTTCTTCAGTACTTGCTAACTTGACAAGAAATGGTCAAATGAAAATCAGACAGGGCGGCATTTCAAATGGATGGGCTGAAGCCGATTACAATGGCAAGACAGGATATTTAAAATCATCAGATATTGTAAATAAGCCAGTTGCTGCAGAAGAAATTACACCCGAGGAACTAAAGTACTATGTACGCGAGAACTTGAGTCTTCGCTCTCAAAAAAGTACAAGCTCTTCCATCATCCTGACAATCCCGCAAGGAAAAGAAGTTAAAGTGCTGAATCCCTCAGAGCTTAAGGATGATTGGGCATCGGTTATTTATAATGGGAAAACAGGATATGTCTCAGCCAAATATCTAACCCTCGAGCCTATAGCTAAAGAAACAGAGCTGAATAAAGTGATTGTTCTTGATCCTGGTCACGGAGGAAAAGATCCGGGAGCTATCGGGAATGGCCTGCAGGAAAAAGATATTACCCTTGCAGTCGGAAAGCTAACAGCGGATAAGCTTAAGAAACTGGGCTACGACGTTCATATGACCCGAACAGATGACACTTACCTTTCTTTAAATGAACGCACCGATTTCTCATACAGCAAAAGCGCCGGCGTATTTGTCAGCATTCATATGAATTCAAGCACAGCTCCCTCGGCCAATGGAACGGAAACTTTTGCAACAAACGGCAGCTCAAGCTTTAGTACGGCATCCATGACGGATAAAGAAAAAGCGGACAGTGCAAAGCTTGCAGTCTTTATCCAGTCAAGATTGGTTAAGGCGTTAGATACGAGAAATCGTGGAATAAAGGAAGAAGCTTTTTATGTCATTGATAAAAATTATACGAGATCTGTCCTGATTGAAATGGGCTTCATTTCGAATAAAAATGATGCTTCTATCTTTAAAACAAACGATGGCAAGGATGGAGCAGCTGAGGCTATTGCACAGGGAATTAACGACTTCTATCAATGGAAGAAAAATAACTAA